A single region of the Vibrio cyclitrophicus genome encodes:
- a CDS encoding LysR family transcriptional regulator: MKLTLDNLISFHTVASEGSFSCAARKLGKSQSTISGAIKNLEQDLGYLLLDRGNHTITLTDKGKKIYALATPIIFKHQELNNIANNLSNSNLTKIKVGIDLLMLNSNVRSALIEFSEEFPEVEIKVVTKPSYILGDYINRNKIDIAIGNPYHKTIYDFNIEELFLVNCIWVASKEIVKNSNFNSQKNRLLLLDGYKDIIDFSIISSHNIWVLDDISTILELCSAGKGIALLPQHIIETKSEINQLVKIPSDTQLFGKQIYASMIWPLHSEFGKYHQWIHNKLRSTYHL, from the coding sequence ATGAAGCTCACTTTAGACAACTTAATCTCATTTCATACAGTTGCCTCTGAAGGTTCGTTTAGCTGTGCCGCGAGGAAATTAGGTAAATCGCAATCAACGATTAGTGGAGCGATAAAAAATCTAGAACAAGATTTAGGGTATTTGCTCCTAGATAGAGGGAATCATACGATAACTCTAACTGATAAAGGAAAGAAAATATACGCGTTAGCCACACCAATAATTTTCAAACATCAAGAGCTAAATAACATTGCCAACAATTTATCAAATTCAAATCTAACTAAAATAAAAGTTGGAATTGATCTACTAATGCTAAACTCAAATGTTAGGAGTGCTCTTATTGAATTTTCAGAGGAGTTCCCCGAAGTCGAAATAAAGGTTGTTACAAAGCCAAGCTATATTCTAGGTGATTATATAAATCGAAACAAAATTGATATAGCGATAGGAAATCCCTATCACAAAACCATCTATGATTTTAATATAGAAGAGCTATTTTTAGTTAATTGCATTTGGGTTGCGAGTAAAGAGATTGTTAAAAACTCAAACTTTAATTCACAAAAAAATCGATTACTACTGCTTGATGGTTATAAAGATATTATTGATTTCTCTATTATTTCAAGTCATAACATTTGGGTGCTGGATGATATTAGTACTATCCTTGAGCTCTGTAGTGCGGGGAAAGGGATAGCCCTACTTCCACAGCATATTATTGAAACCAAATCAGAAATAAACCAATTAGTAAAAATACCGAGTGATACACAATTGTTTGGTAAGCAAATATATGCATCAATGATCTGGCCATTACACAGTGAGTTTGGTAAATATCATCAGTGGATTCACAACAAACTAAGGAGCACCTACCACCTATGA
- a CDS encoding DUF1127 domain-containing protein codes for MNTITARTNSHQAFFSSLSVKKFYSKFRLYFQNRRTRKHLAELSDHLLEDVGITREQANEEVRKVFWE; via the coding sequence ATGAATACGATAACTGCGCGAACAAATAGTCATCAAGCATTCTTTTCATCATTATCAGTTAAGAAATTCTATTCTAAATTTAGACTTTATTTTCAGAACCGTAGAACGAGAAAGCACCTAGCTGAACTATCGGATCATTTGCTTGAAGATGTTGGTATTACCCGAGAGCAGGCTAATGAAGAGGTGAGGAAAGTATTTTGGGAATAA
- a CDS encoding AMP-binding protein: MIQPNEFSQEQATALPTPNDMILKWAEERPDEVYLKQIINRQFVEFTYKEVADKALKLASALEGLGAQPGDRVALVSKNCAEWFICDLAMMLGDFVSVPIFPTAGADTIQYCIEHSESKIVIAGKLDDPKATQKVLDDNPSLTSISLPYDTAAKCQHTFEQLIETHEPSTKRPQHHDDKLMSLVYTSGTSGLPKGAMLTYGAFTWSVQRLIDHIGIQPGDRLFSYLPLAHITERVYIFGSSVMGGVVTAFPESLDTFIDDVKMHRPTLFISVPRLWTLFQQRIQDKLPQKKLNFLLKIPFINNIIKKKLADGLGLDQARVLGCGSAPVSPALLAWYESVGLHITEAWGMTESFAYSTINHPFRADKIGTVGNAGPGIELKIAEDEEILVRSKGMFSGYYKNDIATQESFNSDGWLHTGDIGDIDSEGYLTIRGRKKDTFKTSKGKFVAPVPIENKLFEYSRVEMMCLIGLGLPGPILLVVPHDFPNFDRARYERTSKRVIEKMNEQLASHEKIKGVLMIKEPWSIDNGVLTPTLKIKRHILEQKYHEVGHNWPKDKLVVWEE, from the coding sequence ATGATTCAGCCTAACGAGTTTAGCCAAGAACAAGCAACAGCTCTCCCTACACCCAATGACATGATTTTAAAATGGGCAGAAGAACGCCCAGATGAAGTCTATTTGAAACAGATTATTAACCGCCAATTTGTCGAATTTACTTATAAAGAAGTAGCCGACAAAGCACTGAAATTGGCGTCAGCATTAGAAGGACTCGGAGCCCAACCTGGCGATCGAGTCGCTCTCGTATCGAAAAACTGTGCAGAATGGTTCATCTGCGATCTTGCCATGATGTTAGGAGATTTTGTCAGCGTCCCAATCTTTCCAACAGCAGGTGCAGATACCATTCAATACTGTATTGAACACAGTGAAAGTAAAATTGTGATTGCGGGTAAGCTTGACGATCCTAAAGCCACTCAAAAAGTACTCGATGATAACCCGAGTCTAACCAGTATCTCACTGCCCTACGATACCGCTGCGAAGTGCCAACACACATTTGAGCAGCTCATAGAGACACATGAACCATCAACCAAACGACCTCAGCATCACGACGATAAGCTGATGTCACTTGTTTATACATCGGGTACATCAGGGTTACCAAAAGGCGCAATGCTCACATACGGCGCGTTTACTTGGTCTGTTCAAAGGTTAATTGACCATATTGGAATCCAACCTGGCGATCGCCTGTTTTCTTACCTACCGCTTGCTCATATTACAGAACGCGTTTACATCTTTGGTTCTTCAGTAATGGGGGGCGTGGTTACGGCTTTCCCTGAATCTTTAGACACCTTTATTGATGATGTGAAAATGCATCGCCCTACACTGTTTATTTCAGTTCCTCGCTTATGGACTCTATTCCAGCAGCGAATCCAAGACAAATTGCCACAGAAGAAACTGAACTTCTTGCTTAAGATTCCGTTTATCAACAACATCATTAAGAAGAAGCTTGCTGATGGTTTAGGGTTAGACCAAGCTCGCGTTCTTGGATGTGGTTCTGCACCTGTATCACCTGCTCTACTCGCATGGTATGAGAGTGTTGGCCTGCACATTACCGAGGCATGGGGCATGACAGAGTCTTTCGCCTACAGCACGATTAACCACCCGTTTAGAGCCGACAAAATTGGTACTGTAGGTAATGCTGGCCCGGGCATCGAGCTCAAAATTGCAGAAGATGAAGAAATTTTGGTTCGAAGCAAAGGTATGTTCTCTGGTTATTACAAAAATGACATAGCAACCCAAGAGTCTTTTAACTCGGATGGTTGGCTTCATACCGGTGATATCGGTGATATCGATAGTGAAGGTTATCTAACGATTCGTGGACGTAAGAAAGATACCTTTAAAACCTCTAAAGGTAAGTTTGTGGCTCCCGTGCCAATCGAAAACAAACTCTTTGAGTACAGCCGTGTAGAAATGATGTGTTTGATCGGCTTAGGCTTACCGGGCCCGATCCTACTCGTAGTACCGCATGACTTCCCTAATTTTGATCGTGCTCGTTATGAAAGAACAAGTAAACGTGTCATTGAAAAAATGAACGAACAGTTAGCCTCGCATGAGAAGATCAAAGGCGTACTGATGATTAAGGAACCGTGGAGCATTGATAATGGTGTGCTCACCCCAACCCTCAAGATAAAGCGACATATTCTTGAGCAGAAATACCATGAAGTCGGTCATAACTGGCCGAAAGATAAATTAGTGGTTTGGGAAGAATAG
- a CDS encoding Flp family type IVb pilin, with amino-acid sequence MITKFYVYTTNFIADLRKDERGVTAIEYGLIAIAMAVLLVTAFYSNDGFVDDLALGFKNLGKELGQEAALIKE; translated from the coding sequence ATGATTACTAAATTTTACGTATATACGACAAACTTTATTGCTGATCTAAGAAAAGATGAGAGAGGTGTGACAGCTATTGAATATGGTTTAATTGCTATTGCAATGGCTGTGTTGTTAGTTACAGCTTTTTACAGCAACGATGGCTTCGTTGATGATCTAGCTCTTGGTTTCAAAAATTTGGGTAAAGAGTTAGGGCAAGAAGCTGCATTGATTAAAGAATAA
- a CDS encoding LysR family transcriptional regulator — MRERTPPFQGIYYFYTAAETGSFKLAAEKLFVTAAAVSQQIRQLEEWLGADLFIRQHRKIVLTHEGEVLYLQAKKGFAHIQDGVRRINQDPSPTQLSISTVPSFAQHWLVPRIGDFRDRHPDLSMLIEPTNKLVTFEDSNIDICVRYGHGNYPNIESRWLMDEVIYPVCHPIYQDKHGIYDIDDLHKAELIEDRWPDMDWSLWLQIAGVKAGRTSLQFDGSHFVLEGALSVQGVALVKHSLVHRYLQEKKLVRIGNMALKPKYNYFLCAPPGYFHREKIKRFEEWMQAQVKLFGDTGREELSIIHTDYELKWSDNS, encoded by the coding sequence GTGAGAGAGCGAACCCCACCTTTCCAAGGGATCTACTATTTTTATACGGCGGCTGAAACAGGCAGTTTTAAACTTGCCGCTGAAAAGCTGTTTGTCACGGCAGCTGCCGTCAGCCAACAAATTCGTCAACTTGAAGAATGGTTAGGTGCAGACTTGTTTATTCGCCAACACCGAAAAATAGTATTAACCCATGAAGGCGAAGTACTGTACCTGCAAGCGAAGAAAGGCTTTGCCCATATTCAAGATGGTGTGAGGCGAATTAACCAAGATCCTAGCCCTACTCAGCTGTCGATCTCTACCGTGCCTTCCTTTGCTCAGCATTGGCTAGTACCGAGAATTGGCGACTTTCGCGATCGCCACCCTGATCTATCCATGTTAATTGAGCCGACCAATAAGCTAGTCACGTTTGAAGATTCTAATATCGATATCTGCGTTCGATATGGTCATGGAAATTACCCAAATATCGAATCACGCTGGTTGATGGACGAGGTTATTTACCCGGTTTGTCACCCTATTTATCAAGATAAACATGGTATTTATGACATCGACGATCTACATAAAGCTGAGCTTATTGAAGACCGTTGGCCTGATATGGATTGGAGTCTTTGGTTACAAATCGCCGGGGTAAAAGCTGGCCGCACATCATTACAATTTGATGGCTCACATTTTGTGTTAGAAGGTGCGCTATCCGTTCAAGGTGTCGCACTCGTTAAGCACAGCTTGGTCCACCGCTATCTCCAAGAAAAGAAACTGGTGCGAATTGGTAATATGGCGCTGAAGCCTAAATATAATTACTTTTTATGTGCGCCCCCAGGTTACTTTCATCGAGAAAAGATAAAGCGTTTCGAAGAATGGATGCAGGCTCAGGTTAAATTGTTTGGTGATACAGGTAGAGAAGAGCTTTCGATTATCCACACCGATTACGAACTAAAATGGTCTGATAATTCATAA
- a CDS encoding prepilin peptidase, which produces MGQIRYTEHMLLCSLLLLLSYVVFSDLKYRRISNKTVGCALFISILIGHNHFSIDFFYSLAFLYCVLLIIYAFKVIGGGDIKLMGALSLATPPSFWPYTYVVIAVIGGLLALIYLILKIIDNRFQLGLIKFAGIPYGIAISFGFVFSIMQYIYVGEM; this is translated from the coding sequence ATGGGACAGATTCGATACACAGAGCACATGCTTTTGTGCTCTTTATTATTGTTGCTTTCATATGTTGTATTTTCAGACTTGAAGTACCGTCGGATTAGCAATAAAACAGTTGGGTGTGCTTTATTTATATCAATATTAATCGGTCATAATCATTTCTCTATTGATTTTTTTTACTCATTAGCATTTTTGTATTGTGTACTTTTGATTATATATGCTTTCAAAGTGATCGGTGGCGGAGATATTAAACTAATGGGAGCATTGAGTTTAGCAACTCCCCCGAGTTTTTGGCCTTATACATATGTAGTCATAGCCGTTATTGGGGGGTTGTTAGCACTCATCTATTTGATTCTAAAAATTATAGATAATCGATTTCAATTAGGACTGATTAAGTTTGCCGGGATTCCGTATGGTATAGCAATATCTTTCGGATTTGTCTTTTCGATAATGCAGTACATCTATGTGGGAGAAATGTAA
- a CDS encoding transglycosylase SLT domain-containing protein, translating into MRDSLASYEELQENQRLQRIVVPKSKEIQEIRASQTTPPVLLSLPITDSVSNKYLIYQTHIEHSATKWKIPASLIIAMIHAESFFDPNVVSHASAIGLMQILVNGGAAEVSRELYDNRPIRAQDLFIPEFNIDVGTAYLHLLETKYLNNIRSTNARRLLAIASYNCGLSNLMKYSFGDKNLNTFAKNINKLSDDELYIMLTTQLRIAETRTYVAKVYKLNKQYRALLN; encoded by the coding sequence ATGAGAGACTCTCTAGCCTCTTATGAAGAACTGCAAGAAAATCAAAGATTGCAGCGAATTGTGGTTCCAAAAAGCAAAGAAATACAAGAAATACGAGCTTCCCAAACTACCCCACCAGTACTTCTATCTCTACCAATTACTGACAGCGTCAGCAATAAATATCTAATATATCAAACTCACATCGAACACTCTGCGACAAAGTGGAAAATTCCAGCATCATTAATCATTGCTATGATACACGCTGAAAGTTTCTTTGATCCAAATGTTGTTTCCCATGCCTCAGCTATCGGATTAATGCAAATTCTTGTTAATGGTGGCGCTGCTGAAGTATCACGCGAACTTTATGACAATAGGCCTATCAGAGCGCAAGACCTCTTTATTCCTGAATTCAATATTGATGTAGGGACCGCTTATTTACATCTATTGGAGACAAAGTATCTCAACAACATTCGCTCCACTAACGCAAGAAGACTGCTAGCAATTGCTTCTTATAACTGTGGCTTGTCTAATCTAATGAAATACTCCTTCGGTGATAAAAATCTCAACACATTCGCAAAAAATATCAATAAATTATCAGATGATGAGTTATACATAATGCTGACCACACAATTGCGTATAGCAGAAACAAGAACTTACGTAGCAAAAGTGTACAAATTAAACAAGCAATACCGAGCCTTACTCAACTGA
- the cpaB gene encoding Flp pilus assembly protein CpaB: protein MRSRLAIIIALIAIGLGVYGLILNPSDNQTKETVTSPTKEDVYVQVWRAKTDLDRGKPLSSEQVVREQILLDLALEKGVRSDIELDFSPSTLLNRNIIAGSLVMPEFQVAKGNSGYIDLLISDGKEPFPLQVSRENLVAGYIRPGVFVDILAISSPQDNLSVEEATIEYTGVHAKHLLRNAKVLGVEQNEENDSLIRADTQASQEDAIIIILEIDPKDIARLSIAEKTMHLEVYRSYEYEEPVQANVRNVIENYSGVAELRGASRLSNQGDEL from the coding sequence ATGCGTTCCAGATTAGCCATTATCATTGCTTTAATTGCAATAGGTTTAGGGGTGTACGGTTTAATATTAAATCCAAGCGATAATCAAACCAAAGAGACTGTTACCTCACCTACAAAAGAAGATGTTTACGTCCAAGTTTGGCGTGCAAAGACAGATCTGGATAGAGGGAAACCTCTGTCTTCAGAGCAGGTCGTGCGAGAGCAGATCTTGCTAGATTTGGCTTTAGAAAAAGGTGTACGCTCAGATATTGAACTCGACTTTTCACCCTCTACTCTACTTAACCGAAATATAATTGCCGGCAGTTTAGTTATGCCCGAATTTCAAGTGGCAAAAGGCAATTCAGGCTATATAGATTTGTTGATTTCTGATGGAAAAGAGCCTTTTCCTCTCCAAGTGAGCCGTGAGAATTTGGTCGCCGGTTATATTAGACCCGGAGTTTTTGTAGACATACTCGCGATAAGCTCTCCTCAAGATAACCTCTCCGTAGAAGAAGCCACAATTGAATATACAGGGGTTCATGCAAAACATTTATTAAGAAATGCAAAAGTACTGGGTGTAGAGCAAAACGAAGAAAATGACTCTTTGATCAGAGCTGATACCCAAGCAAGTCAAGAAGACGCCATTATTATAATTTTGGAGATTGATCCTAAAGATATTGCTCGACTTTCGATAGCTGAGAAAACAATGCACCTTGAAGTATATCGTTCTTATGAATACGAAGAGCCTGTCCAAGCTAACGTAAGAAATGTTATTGAAAATTACAGTGGAGTCGCAGAGCTAAGAGGGGCGAGTCGTTTATCTAATCAAGGAGATGAACTCTAA